A window from Myxococcus virescens encodes these proteins:
- the cas2 gene encoding CRISPR-associated endonuclease Cas2 — protein MAEPRRWYLITYDIRDPRRWRKVHALLKGYGEWLQLSVFRCSLTDRDREKLRWELSRRMDAVDTLLVIGLCGGCVERVRAINAKEDWPEEPAPFKVL, from the coding sequence ATGGCCGAGCCGAGGCGTTGGTATTTGATTACCTATGACATCCGCGACCCGCGGCGGTGGCGGAAGGTTCATGCCCTGCTGAAGGGGTATGGGGAGTGGTTGCAGCTCTCCGTATTCCGTTGCTCGCTGACGGACCGGGACCGGGAGAAGCTGCGCTGGGAGCTGTCGCGGCGGATGGACGCCGTGGATACGTTGCTGGTGATTGGGCTGTGCGGCGGGTGCGTGGAGCGCGTGCGCGCCATCAACGCGAAGGAGGACTGGCCGGAGGAGCCCGCACCGTTCAAGGTGCTGTGA